Proteins from a genomic interval of Corynebacterium deserti GIMN1.010:
- a CDS encoding O-acetylhomoserine/O-acetylserine sulfhydrylase, with product MPKYDNSNANQWGFETRSIHAGQPVDGQTSARNLPIYQSTAFVFDSAEHAKQRFALEDLGPVYSRLTNPTVEALENRIASLEGGVHAVAFSSGQAATTNAILNLAGAGDHIVTSPRLYGGTETLFLITLNRLGIDISFVENPDDPESWQAAVQPNTKAFFGETFANPQADVLDIPAVAEVAHRNNVPLIIDNTIATAALVRPIELGADIVVASLTKFYTGNGSGLGGVLVDGGQFDWTVEREGKPVFPYFVTPDPAYHGLKYADLGAAAFGLKARVGLLRDTGSTLSAFNAWAAVQGIDTLPLRLERHNENAIKVAEFLDNHEKVEKVNFAGLKDSPWYATKEKLGLKYTGSVLTFEIKGGKDEAWAFIDALKLHSNLANIGDVRSLVVHPATTTHSQSDEAGLARAGITQSTIRLSVGIETIDDIIADLEAGFAAI from the coding sequence ATGCCTAAGTACGACAATTCCAACGCTAACCAATGGGGATTTGAAACCCGCTCCATCCACGCAGGCCAGCCAGTTGACGGTCAGACAAGCGCCCGCAACCTCCCCATTTACCAGTCCACTGCCTTCGTTTTCGATTCCGCAGAACACGCAAAGCAGCGCTTCGCATTGGAAGATCTCGGCCCTGTTTACTCCCGCCTCACCAACCCCACCGTAGAGGCTCTGGAAAACCGCATCGCATCCCTTGAGGGTGGCGTTCATGCTGTTGCATTCTCCTCCGGACAGGCAGCAACCACCAACGCCATCCTCAACCTGGCGGGCGCAGGCGACCACATTGTCACCTCCCCCCGTCTATACGGTGGCACCGAAACCCTATTCCTCATCACGTTAAACCGCCTGGGCATTGACATCAGCTTTGTGGAAAACCCGGACGATCCTGAGTCATGGCAGGCAGCAGTTCAGCCCAACACCAAGGCATTCTTCGGCGAGACCTTTGCCAACCCACAGGCAGACGTGCTGGACATCCCTGCCGTTGCCGAGGTGGCACACCGCAACAATGTGCCACTCATTATTGACAACACCATCGCGACCGCGGCGCTTGTGCGCCCGATCGAGCTCGGCGCAGACATCGTGGTTGCATCCCTGACCAAGTTCTACACGGGCAACGGCTCAGGACTCGGCGGCGTGCTTGTCGACGGCGGACAGTTTGATTGGACCGTCGAACGCGAGGGCAAGCCAGTATTTCCCTACTTCGTCACCCCAGATCCTGCATACCACGGCCTGAAGTACGCCGACCTCGGTGCAGCAGCCTTCGGCCTAAAGGCCCGCGTTGGTCTGCTTCGCGATACCGGCTCCACCCTTTCTGCATTCAACGCATGGGCAGCCGTTCAAGGCATCGACACTCTCCCCCTCCGCCTAGAACGCCACAATGAAAACGCCATCAAGGTTGCAGAATTCCTCGACAACCATGAGAAGGTAGAAAAGGTTAACTTCGCAGGCCTGAAAGATTCCCCGTGGTATGCCACCAAGGAAAAGCTGGGTCTCAAGTACACCGGATCGGTCCTGACCTTCGAGATCAAGGGCGGCAAGGACGAAGCTTGGGCTTTTATCGACGCACTCAAGCTGCACTCTAACCTGGCCAACATCGGTGACGTTCGCTCCCTAGTGGTTCACCCAGCAACCACCACCCACTCCCAGTCTGATGAAGCTGGTCTGGCACGCGCTGGTATCACCCAGTCCACCATCCGCCTGTCCGTTGGCATCGAAACCATCGATGACATCATCGCTGACCTTGAGGCAGGCTTCGCAGCAATCTAA
- a CDS encoding carbon starvation CstA family protein codes for MTIKQSDSTHDGDLVRSSATDLPVGVKKSPKMSPTARVALLVFGVLAAVGWGAIAFSRGETINSVWLVLAAVGSYIIAFTFYARLIEYKVVKPKDQRATPAEYVNDGKDFVPTDRRVLFGHHFAAIAGAGPLVGPVMAAQMGYLPGTLWIILGVIFAGAVQDYLVLWVSTRRRGRSLGQMVRDEMGTVGGFAGILATISIMIIIIAVLALIVVNALADSPWGVFSITMTIPIALFMGVYLRYLRPGRVTEVSIIGVALLLLAIVAGGWVAETEWGVEWFTWSKTTLALALIGYGIMAAILPVWLLLAPRDYLSTFMKIGVIGLLAVGILFARPEVQMPSVTSFAVEGNGPVFSGSLFPFLFITIACGALSGFHALISSGTTPKLVEKESQMRMLGYGGMLMESFVAMMALITAVILDRHLYFSMNAPLALTGGDPETAATWVNSIGLSGADVTPEQLAAAAEGVGESTIISRTGGAPTLAFGMSEILAGFIGGAGMKAFWYHFAIMFEALFILTTVDAGTRVARFMMTDTLGNVPGLRRFKDPTWTVGNWISTIFVCALWGAILLMGVTDPLGGINVLFPLFGIANQLLAAIALSLILVVVVKKGLYKWAWIPGIPLAWDLIVTMTASFQKIFHSDPAIGYWAQNARFRQAKADGLTEFGAAGTPEAIDAVIRNTFIQGILSILFAVLVLVVVGAAIAMCAKSIKARSAGTPLETSEEPDTESNFFAPTGFLASKRDKEVQAMWDERYPDGTPISSGAH; via the coding sequence GTGACGATCAAACAATCCGACAGTACCCATGACGGGGATCTGGTACGCAGCAGTGCCACCGATCTTCCCGTTGGTGTGAAAAAGTCCCCGAAAATGTCACCGACCGCGCGAGTCGCGCTCTTAGTCTTCGGCGTTCTTGCAGCCGTTGGTTGGGGTGCAATTGCATTCTCCCGTGGTGAAACCATCAACTCCGTCTGGCTTGTTTTGGCAGCCGTCGGTTCCTACATCATTGCCTTTACGTTCTATGCCCGCCTGATCGAATACAAGGTGGTCAAGCCTAAGGATCAGCGAGCAACACCAGCTGAGTACGTCAATGACGGTAAAGACTTCGTCCCAACCGACCGTCGCGTGCTTTTTGGCCACCACTTCGCAGCTATCGCAGGTGCAGGTCCACTGGTTGGTCCTGTAATGGCAGCTCAGATGGGCTACCTCCCAGGTACCTTGTGGATCATTCTCGGCGTGATCTTCGCTGGTGCTGTCCAGGACTACCTTGTGCTGTGGGTCTCCACCCGCCGCCGTGGTCGCTCGCTTGGCCAGATGGTCCGCGATGAAATGGGCACCGTCGGTGGTTTTGCCGGCATCTTGGCCACCATCTCCATCATGATCATCATCATTGCCGTTTTGGCACTGATCGTGGTTAACGCACTGGCTGATTCCCCGTGGGGCGTTTTCTCCATCACCATGACCATCCCCATCGCGCTGTTCATGGGCGTGTACCTGCGCTACCTGCGTCCAGGCCGCGTCACTGAAGTGTCCATCATTGGCGTTGCGCTCCTGCTGCTGGCAATCGTTGCCGGTGGCTGGGTTGCCGAAACCGAGTGGGGAGTGGAGTGGTTCACCTGGTCCAAGACCACCTTGGCGCTCGCCCTGATCGGTTACGGAATCATGGCTGCGATTTTGCCAGTGTGGCTGTTGCTCGCGCCGCGCGACTACCTGTCTACCTTCATGAAGATCGGCGTCATCGGATTGCTTGCCGTGGGTATCCTTTTCGCCCGCCCAGAGGTGCAGATGCCATCTGTCACCTCATTCGCGGTGGAAGGAAACGGGCCGGTCTTCTCTGGAAGTCTGTTCCCATTCCTGTTCATCACGATCGCTTGTGGTGCACTGTCTGGTTTCCACGCGCTGATTTCTTCTGGAACCACGCCAAAGCTTGTGGAGAAGGAATCCCAAATGCGCATGCTCGGCTACGGCGGCATGTTGATGGAATCTTTCGTGGCGATGATGGCACTTATCACCGCCGTCATCTTGGACCGCCACCTCTACTTCTCCATGAACGCACCGCTGGCGTTGACTGGTGGAGATCCAGAAACCGCAGCGACTTGGGTGAACTCCATTGGCCTCTCCGGTGCCGATGTCACCCCAGAACAGCTCGCAGCAGCAGCTGAAGGCGTGGGCGAATCCACCATCATTTCCCGTACCGGTGGCGCACCAACTTTGGCGTTCGGTATGTCTGAAATCCTGGCCGGTTTTATTGGTGGGGCAGGCATGAAGGCATTCTGGTACCACTTCGCGATCATGTTTGAGGCTCTTTTCATCCTCACCACCGTCGACGCAGGTACCCGTGTTGCTCGCTTCATGATGACCGACACCCTCGGCAACGTTCCTGGTCTGCGCCGCTTCAAGGATCCAACATGGACCGTAGGTAACTGGATTTCAACCATCTTCGTATGTGCACTGTGGGGCGCGATCTTGCTCATGGGCGTGACCGATCCACTGGGTGGCATCAACGTGCTATTCCCACTGTTCGGTATTGCTAACCAGCTGCTCGCCGCCATTGCGCTGTCGTTGATCCTGGTTGTTGTGGTGAAGAAGGGCCTCTACAAGTGGGCCTGGATCCCAGGAATCCCATTGGCATGGGACCTCATTGTCACCATGACTGCCTCCTTCCAAAAGATCTTCCACTCTGATCCAGCTATTGGCTACTGGGCACAAAACGCTCGCTTCCGCCAGGCTAAGGCAGATGGCCTCACCGAGTTCGGCGCAGCCGGAACACCTGAAGCTATCGACGCCGTCATCCGCAACACGTTCATCCAGGGCATCTTGTCCATCCTTTTCGCGGTGTTGGTTCTCGTCGTCGTCGGCGCAGCGATTGCGATGTGCGCAAAGTCCATCAAGGCACGTTCTGCAGGAACCCCACTTGAAACCAGCGAAGAGCCAGACACTGAGTCCAACTTCTTCGCACCAACCGGCTTCCTCGCCTCCAAGCGGGACAAGGAAGTCCAAGCTATGTGGGACGAGCGTTACCCCGATGGCACACCAATTTCCTCGGGCGCACATTAA
- a CDS encoding YbdD/YjiX family protein yields the protein MTYVADFSRTLLKLPRAIWWYLTELMGDTAYAKYVAHLRAHHPDKDVPTEREYWRARYAEQDANPGARCC from the coding sequence ATGACATATGTTGCAGATTTCTCCCGAACGCTGCTGAAGCTGCCACGCGCCATTTGGTGGTACCTCACCGAGCTCATGGGTGATACCGCATATGCCAAGTATGTGGCGCATCTTAGAGCTCATCATCCAGACAAAGACGTTCCCACTGAACGCGAATACTGGCGAGCTCGCTACGCCGAGCAGGACGCAAACCCCGGCGCCCGCTGCTGCTAG